In the Brevundimonas sp. LM2 genome, AACGACGACACCCGCGCCTTCCTGTCCATCCCGGCCCGCCACGACGTGGCCCGGCGCATGGATTGCGGCCATCTGGCGAAACTGGTGGTCGAGCACCGGCTGGAGGAGGACGAGGCGCACGACCTGGCCCGCGCCCTGACCTACGACCTGGTCAAGGCGGCCTACCGTCTGTGAGCCCGCGCCTGTCCGACGCCACCCTGGCCGGCCTGCCGGCCGAGGTCGAACGCCCGGGCTATGATCGCGCGGCGGTCACGACCGGCGTGGTCCATCTGGGCATCGGGGCCTTTCACCGCGCCCACCAGGCGGTGGTGTTCGACGACGCCCTGCGCAGCGGCGACCGGCGCTGGAGCGTGCTGGGAGTCTCGCTGCGCTCGCCCGGGGTACGCGATCAGCTGCAGCCTCAGGACGGCCTGTACAGCCTGCGGGTCCGGGACGGCTCGGCGGAGACGGTGCGCATCATCGGCGCGGTCCGGCGCGTCCTGGTCGCCCCCGAAGACCCGGGTGCCGTGGTCGTCGCCATGGCCTCGGCCGACGTCCACCTCGTCACCCTGACGGTGACGGAGAAAGGCTATCGCCTCGATCCCGCGACCGGTGCGCTGATCCAGACCGATCCGGACATTCTGGCCGACATCGCCGACCCGGCCCGGCCCCGTACCGCCCCGGGCTTCCTGGTCGCGGCCCTGGCCGAGCGTCGTCGCCGGGGCCTGCCCCCCTTCACGGTGATCTCGTGCGACAACCTTCCGCACAACGGCGCGCGGGTGCGGGCGGCTGTGCTGGGTCTGGCGGAACGGATCGATCCGGACCTGGCCGCCTGGATCGCGGAGCAGGGGGCCTTCCCCGCCACCATGGTCGATCGCATCGTGCCGGCCACGACGCCGGACGACATCGCGGCCCTGACTGAGCGGCTGGGCGTCGAGGACGCCGGCATGGTCAAGACCGAGCCCTTCACCCAGTGGGTCATCGAGGACCGGTTCGCCGGGCCCCGGCCTGACTTCGCGGCCCTGGGCGTGCAGCTGACCGGCGCCGTCGCCCCGTGGGAGGACGCCAAGCTGCGCCTGCTGAACGGGGCCCATTCCGCCATCGCCTATCTGGGCGGTCTGGCGGGGCATGACTTCGTGCATCGGGTCGTGGGCGAGACCGCGTTCGCCGCCTTCGTCGAGCGGCTGTGGGACGAGGCGCAGACGACGCTGAACCCGCCGCCGGGCCTCGATATTCCCGCCTATCGGGCGGCCCTGATGGCCCGGTTTCGCAACGAAGCCCTGCAGCATCGTACCCGCCAGATCGCGATGGACGGGTCGCAGAAACTGCCGCAGCGCCTGCTGGCGACGATGGCCGACTGCTTGGCCGCCAATCAGGGCATCGACGCCCTGGCCCTGGCGGTGGCGGGCTGGATCCGCTGGCAGGCGGGGGTCACCGAAACCGGTGAGACCTTCGTGGTCGATGATCCGCTTGCCGATCGGCTGCGGGACTGTCTGGCGGGGGCCGCCACGGTCGAGGCGCGCGTCCAGGCGGTGATCGACCGCTCGGGCGTCGTCCCGCCGAGCCTGGCCGGCGATATGCGGTTCGCGGCCGCCGTTACCCAGGCTCTGGCGCAGATTGAGTCCCGGGG is a window encoding:
- a CDS encoding mannitol dehydrogenase family protein — protein: MSPRLSDATLAGLPAEVERPGYDRAAVTTGVVHLGIGAFHRAHQAVVFDDALRSGDRRWSVLGVSLRSPGVRDQLQPQDGLYSLRVRDGSAETVRIIGAVRRVLVAPEDPGAVVVAMASADVHLVTLTVTEKGYRLDPATGALIQTDPDILADIADPARPRTAPGFLVAALAERRRRGLPPFTVISCDNLPHNGARVRAAVLGLAERIDPDLAAWIAEQGAFPATMVDRIVPATTPDDIAALTERLGVEDAGMVKTEPFTQWVIEDRFAGPRPDFAALGVQLTGAVAPWEDAKLRLLNGAHSAIAYLGGLAGHDFVHRVVGETAFAAFVERLWDEAQTTLNPPPGLDIPAYRAALMARFRNEALQHRTRQIAMDGSQKLPQRLLATMADCLAANQGIDALALAVAGWIRWQAGVTETGETFVVDDPLADRLRDCLAGAATVEARVQAVIDRSGVVPPSLAGDMRFAAAVTQALAQIESRGVLTAIG